One genomic segment of Musa acuminata AAA Group cultivar baxijiao chromosome BXJ3-3, Cavendish_Baxijiao_AAA, whole genome shotgun sequence includes these proteins:
- the LOC135632948 gene encoding uncharacterized protein LOC135632948 isoform X2, with amino-acid sequence MGLVEAMDGRMSLSDTVFSFLEEGEGGGSGAGTGESLDGSCRGGGDGFDSSDEGTSDGAVENKAFWESQQQLLREALSRTSSTEVKLLQRTNDAVNKMRAEGVVCTCSSSTAKECRNCALVFVAEQLHRLGYNSALCKSKWRRSPDIPSGEHRYVDVVMETKSGKKGPVRLVIELRFRAEFEMARGSQEYNSLVSCLPEVFVGKREKLRGVIMVMCAAAKKCMKDNKMHMAPWRKHKYMQSKWLGTPERTGPVMSFPAAVVVPDHPQPKLRASMLTFDLHRTAVEVV; translated from the exons ATGGGCTTGGTGGAGGCGATGGATGGTCGGATGAGCCTGTCGGACACGGTGTTCAGCTTCTTggaggaaggagaaggaggaggatccGGCGCCGGTACCGGCGAGAGCCTGGACGGCAGCTGCCGCGGCGGCGGGGATGGCTTCGACAGCAGCGACGAGGGGACGAGCGACGGCGCCGTGGAGAACAAGGCTTTCTGGGAGTCACAGCAGCAGCTTTTACGA GAAGCCCTTTCTCGGACCAGCTCCACGGAGGTGAAGCTACTGCAGCGCACAAACGACGCCGTAAACAAGATGCGGGCCGAGGGCGTCGTCTGTACTTGCTCGAGTAGCACGGCGAAGGAATGCCGGAACTGCGCACTAGTGTTCGTCGCGGAGCAGCTCCACCGTCTCGGATACAACAGCGCCTTGTGCAAGTCCAAATGGAGGAGGTCGCCGGACATCCCTTCAG GGGAGCACCGGTACGTCGATGTGGTGATGGAAACGAAGAGCGGGAAGAAGGGCCCCGTCAGGCTGGTGATAGAGCTACGCTTCCGAGCTGAATTCGAGATGGCAAGAGGCAGCCAGGAGTACAACAGCCTGGTGAGCTGCCTCCCGGAGGTGTTCGTGGGCAAGCGGGAGAAGCTGCGCGGCGTCATCATGGTCATGTGCGCCGCCGCCAAGAAGTGCATGAAGGACAACAAGATGCACATGGCCCCGTGGAGGAAGCACAAGTACATGCAGTCCAAGTGGCTGGGGACGCCGGAGAGGACGGGCCCGGTCATGTCCTTCCCGGCCGCCGTTGTTGTTCCGGATCACCCACAGCCCAAGCTCAGGGCTTCCATGTTGACCTTCGACTTGCACCGCACCGCCGTGGAAGTCGTCTGA
- the LOC135632948 gene encoding uncharacterized protein LOC135632948 isoform X1 encodes MGLVEAMDGRMSLSDTVFSFLEEGEGGGSGAGTGESLDGSCRGGGDGFDSSDEGTSDGAVENKAFWESQQQLLREALSRTSSTEVKLLQRTNDAVNKMRAEGVVCTCSSSTAKECRNCALVFVAEQLHRLGYNSALCKSKWRRSPDIPSGTRGRFSFRCSWCSTKWITRYDIDVQPQCVMLLGEMVTGEHRYVDVVMETKSGKKGPVRLVIELRFRAEFEMARGSQEYNSLVSCLPEVFVGKREKLRGVIMVMCAAAKKCMKDNKMHMAPWRKHKYMQSKWLGTPERTGPVMSFPAAVVVPDHPQPKLRASMLTFDLHRTAVEVV; translated from the exons ATGGGCTTGGTGGAGGCGATGGATGGTCGGATGAGCCTGTCGGACACGGTGTTCAGCTTCTTggaggaaggagaaggaggaggatccGGCGCCGGTACCGGCGAGAGCCTGGACGGCAGCTGCCGCGGCGGCGGGGATGGCTTCGACAGCAGCGACGAGGGGACGAGCGACGGCGCCGTGGAGAACAAGGCTTTCTGGGAGTCACAGCAGCAGCTTTTACGA GAAGCCCTTTCTCGGACCAGCTCCACGGAGGTGAAGCTACTGCAGCGCACAAACGACGCCGTAAACAAGATGCGGGCCGAGGGCGTCGTCTGTACTTGCTCGAGTAGCACGGCGAAGGAATGCCGGAACTGCGCACTAGTGTTCGTCGCGGAGCAGCTCCACCGTCTCGGATACAACAGCGCCTTGTGCAAGTCCAAATGGAGGAGGTCGCCGGACATCCCTTCAGGTACTCGTGGACGCTTCTCCTTTCGGTGCTCATGGTGTTCCACGAAATGGATCACCCGATACGATATCGACGTACAACCGCAGTGCGTGATGTTGCTCGGCGAAATGGTTACAGGGGAGCACCGGTACGTCGATGTGGTGATGGAAACGAAGAGCGGGAAGAAGGGCCCCGTCAGGCTGGTGATAGAGCTACGCTTCCGAGCTGAATTCGAGATGGCAAGAGGCAGCCAGGAGTACAACAGCCTGGTGAGCTGCCTCCCGGAGGTGTTCGTGGGCAAGCGGGAGAAGCTGCGCGGCGTCATCATGGTCATGTGCGCCGCCGCCAAGAAGTGCATGAAGGACAACAAGATGCACATGGCCCCGTGGAGGAAGCACAAGTACATGCAGTCCAAGTGGCTGGGGACGCCGGAGAGGACGGGCCCGGTCATGTCCTTCCCGGCCGCCGTTGTTGTTCCGGATCACCCACAGCCCAAGCTCAGGGCTTCCATGTTGACCTTCGACTTGCACCGCACCGCCGTGGAAGTCGTCTGA